Proteins encoded in a region of the Armatimonadota bacterium genome:
- a CDS encoding PEP-CTERM sorting domain-containing protein (PEP-CTERM proteins occur, often in large numbers, in the proteomes of bacteria that also encode an exosortase, a predicted intramembrane cysteine proteinase. The presence of a PEP-CTERM domain at a protein's C-terminus predicts cleavage within the sorting domain, followed by covalent anchoring to some some component of the (usually Gram-negative) cell surface. Many PEP-CTERM proteins exhibit an unusual sequence composition that includes large numbers of potential glycosylation sites. Expression of one such protein has been shown restore the ability of a bacterium to form floc, a type of biofilm.) — protein sequence MRTRFGRNTLLLAALVAPGAWAQTLNIDPSDDIWAYGHATDGGTDTLMRVWGDGTRSYEPGWPPPDELSYGYLKFDLSGVSPGEYVVTSAVLTVTHRVTSTGTFTKEAGETHPLEVRALSDAFSEATWDFSDPGTPGPSSQLYGTGSLDAYDATQSFRIASDLTGQAFTDAFNGAVSGSGSIAFALTSTMPVTGMDGALPYRIFTKENTDNGLWPRLEVTYQAVPEPMSLAALAAAAVALASRRRR from the coding sequence ATGAGAACCCGATTCGGCAGGAACACCCTCCTCTTGGCCGCCCTCGTGGCGCCCGGCGCATGGGCCCAGACCTTGAACATCGACCCGAGCGACGACATCTGGGCGTACGGACACGCCACGGACGGTGGCACCGACACTCTGATGCGGGTCTGGGGCGATGGGACGCGCAGTTATGAGCCGGGCTGGCCTCCTCCGGACGAGCTTTCCTATGGATATCTGAAGTTCGACCTTTCCGGGGTCTCGCCGGGCGAATACGTCGTCACCTCGGCCGTCCTGACCGTCACCCACCGTGTCACTTCGACCGGAACGTTCACGAAAGAAGCGGGCGAAACCCATCCTTTGGAAGTAAGGGCCCTTTCCGACGCGTTCTCCGAGGCCACCTGGGACTTCTCGGATCCAGGCACCCCTGGCCCCTCGTCCCAGCTTTACGGTACGGGCTCGCTCGACGCTTACGACGCCACCCAGTCTTTCCGGATCGCGTCCGACCTCACGGGGCAGGCCTTTACGGACGCGTTCAACGGCGCCGTTTCCGGGTCGGGTTCGATCGCGTTCGCTTTGACCAGCACGATGCCCGTCACGGGGATGGACGGCGCCCTGCCCTACCGGATCTTCACGAAGGAGAACACGGACAACGGCCTATGGCCCCGACTGGAGGTCACGTACCAGGCCGTCCCTGAACCGATGTCCCTTGCGGCCTTGGCCGCTGCCGCCGTCGCCTTGGCCTCCCGTCGCCGGAGGTGA